In Halopseudomonas xinjiangensis, a single genomic region encodes these proteins:
- the ureC gene encoding urease subunit alpha, whose protein sequence is MEISRQAYAEMYGPTTGDRVRLGDTELWISVEKDYTRYGEEVKFGGGKVIRDGMGQSQRGRADTPDTVITNALILDWWGIVKADVAIKDGLIQHLGKAGNPDIQPGVDIIIGPGTEVIAGEGMILTAGGIDAHIHFICPQQVEEALMSGVTTMLGGGTGPATGTNATTCTPGAWHIARMLEAAEALPMNLGFLGKGNASLPDALEEQIEAGAMGLKLHEDWGTTPAAIDCCLSVADAYDVQVAIHTDTLNESGFVEDTLAAIKGRVIHTYHTEGAGGGHAPDIIKACGEPNVLPSSTNPTRPYTINTVDEHLDMLMVCHHLDPSIAEDVAFADSRIRRETIAAEDILHDLGAFCMISSDSQAMGRVGEVITRTWQTAHKMKVQRGELPEDNDWSDNYRARRYVAKYTINPAITMGVAHVVGSIEAGKLADLVLWKPAFFGAKPSLILKGGAIAAAPMGDPNASIPTPQPVHYRPMFGALGKAMNHTCITFVSQAALEAGIGERLGLSRRLEAVRNTRNIGKTDMKLNDYMPQISVDPQTYVVEADGVALLCDPADVLPLAQRYFLF, encoded by the coding sequence ATGGAAATAAGCAGGCAGGCTTACGCTGAGATGTACGGCCCCACGACGGGCGACCGGGTTCGACTCGGCGATACCGAACTGTGGATCAGCGTCGAGAAGGACTACACCCGCTACGGCGAGGAGGTGAAGTTCGGTGGTGGCAAGGTGATTCGCGACGGCATGGGCCAGAGCCAGCGTGGCAGAGCCGATACGCCGGACACCGTTATTACCAATGCGCTGATCCTCGACTGGTGGGGCATCGTCAAGGCCGATGTAGCGATCAAGGATGGTCTTATCCAGCATCTGGGCAAGGCCGGCAACCCGGACATTCAGCCGGGGGTGGATATTATCATCGGGCCGGGTACCGAAGTCATCGCCGGGGAGGGGATGATTCTCACCGCTGGCGGCATTGACGCGCACATCCACTTCATCTGCCCGCAGCAGGTCGAGGAAGCGCTGATGTCCGGCGTCACCACCATGCTCGGCGGTGGAACCGGCCCGGCGACCGGAACCAACGCCACGACCTGCACGCCGGGCGCCTGGCATATCGCACGCATGCTCGAGGCGGCCGAAGCCTTGCCCATGAACCTGGGCTTTCTCGGCAAGGGAAACGCCAGCCTGCCTGATGCGCTGGAAGAACAGATCGAAGCCGGTGCGATGGGGCTCAAACTGCATGAGGACTGGGGCACCACGCCGGCGGCCATCGACTGCTGCCTAAGCGTCGCTGATGCCTATGATGTGCAGGTGGCGATCCATACCGATACGCTGAACGAGTCCGGCTTCGTCGAGGATACCCTGGCTGCTATCAAGGGCCGCGTGATCCACACCTATCACACCGAAGGCGCCGGCGGTGGCCATGCGCCGGACATCATCAAGGCCTGCGGCGAGCCGAACGTCCTGCCGTCTTCGACCAACCCGACGCGGCCCTACACCATCAACACCGTCGATGAGCATCTGGACATGCTCATGGTCTGCCACCACCTGGATCCGTCGATAGCCGAAGACGTCGCCTTCGCCGATTCCCGCATCCGCCGCGAGACCATCGCCGCAGAGGATATCCTGCATGACTTGGGTGCCTTCTGCATGATCTCCTCGGACTCGCAGGCCATGGGCCGGGTCGGCGAGGTCATCACCCGCACCTGGCAGACCGCGCACAAGATGAAAGTGCAGCGCGGCGAGCTACCCGAGGACAACGACTGGTCGGACAACTACCGCGCGCGTCGCTACGTGGCCAAGTACACCATCAATCCGGCGATCACCATGGGCGTGGCGCACGTCGTCGGCTCGATCGAAGCCGGGAAGCTGGCCGATCTGGTCCTGTGGAAACCGGCGTTCTTCGGCGCCAAGCCGAGCCTGATCCTCAAAGGCGGCGCTATCGCCGCAGCGCCGATGGGCGATCCCAATGCATCAATCCCGACACCGCAACCGGTGCATTACCGCCCGATGTTCGGCGCCCTTGGCAAAGCGATGAACCACACCTGCATCACCTTCGTTTCCCAGGCTGCGCTGGAGGCGGGCATTGGCGAGCGGTTAGGGCTGTCACGTCGGCTCGAAGCCGTGCGCAACACCCGCAACATCGGCAAGACGGACATGAAACTCAACGACTACATGCCGCAGATCAGCGTCGATCCACAGACTTACGTGGTCGAGGCGGATGGTGTCGCGCTGCTGTGCGATCCGGCAGACGTGCTGCCCTTGGCGCAGCGTTACTTTTTATTCTGA
- the ureG gene encoding urease accessory protein UreG: MSSKPALRVGIGGPVGSGKTALVRILCERLYPHYDLAVITNDIYTREDADFLLRHEALPADRILGVETGGCPHTAIREDASMNLAAVAELQERFPGMELIFVESGGDNLAATFSPELSDLTLYVIDVSAGDKIPRKGGPGITRSDLLIINKTDLAPLVGADLGVMDRDAKKMRGERPFVFSNLKSGAGVDDIIAFLVSQGMLHALPAPTTATQESEHE, from the coding sequence ATGAGTAGCAAACCCGCTCTGCGCGTAGGGATCGGCGGGCCGGTCGGCTCGGGCAAGACGGCCCTGGTTCGCATACTGTGCGAGCGCCTGTACCCGCATTACGACCTCGCGGTCATCACCAACGATATCTACACGCGGGAGGATGCCGACTTTCTGTTGCGCCACGAGGCGCTGCCGGCCGACCGGATTCTTGGGGTGGAAACCGGTGGCTGCCCGCATACGGCAATACGCGAAGATGCTTCGATGAACCTTGCCGCCGTAGCCGAATTGCAGGAGCGTTTCCCGGGCATGGAGCTGATCTTCGTTGAGAGCGGCGGGGACAATCTGGCCGCGACGTTCAGCCCCGAGCTTTCCGATCTCACCCTCTATGTGATCGATGTTTCCGCCGGTGACAAGATTCCGCGCAAGGGCGGGCCGGGCATCACCCGTTCCGACCTGCTGATCATCAACAAGACCGACCTGGCCCCGCTGGTGGGGGCCGACCTTGGCGTCATGGACCGCGACGCGAAGAAGATGCGCGGCGAACGGCCATTCGTGTTTTCCAATCTGAAAAGCGGGGCGGGTGTCGACGACATCATCGCCTTCCTTGTCAGTCAGGGCATGTTGCACGCCTTGCCCGCGCCGACCACTGCGACACAGGAGTCTGAGCATGAATAA
- a CDS encoding urease subunit beta, which produces MIPGEIQTLEGSLTLNEGRETLRLSVANTGDRPIQVGSHYHFAETNAALRFDREAASGFRLNIAAGTAVRFEPGQSREIELVALAGERKVYGFRGQVMGSL; this is translated from the coding sequence ATGATTCCCGGAGAAATCCAGACGCTGGAAGGCTCGCTGACCCTCAATGAGGGACGCGAGACGCTGCGCCTGAGCGTAGCGAACACCGGCGACCGACCGATTCAGGTCGGCTCGCATTATCACTTTGCCGAAACCAACGCGGCGCTGCGCTTTGACCGTGAAGCGGCGAGCGGCTTTCGCCTGAATATCGCCGCCGGCACCGCGGTGCGCTTCGAGCCGGGCCAGAGCCGCGAGATCGAGTTGGTTGCGTTGGCCGGTGAGCGCAAGGTCTACGGCTTTCGCGGCCAGGTCATGGGCAGCCTTTGA
- a CDS encoding DUF58 domain-containing protein, with amino-acid sequence MAAQRGIGSVTARSSARPRGAFARWLNRRIPAASQVRLDHRRIFILPSRAGLGMLLLLLIMLLGAINYQNSLVYAVTFTLGSLFWVALHHTYRNLASLQLQSSGSRSVFAGEAAPFELKLRGGRREHQSISLRWRGTPAQRIDVPGNGEIDATLFHPTHRRGWFSPGRLRVETRYPLGWFVAWSLVDLNWQVLVYPRPVEAELPKQSRNREGEGEQPRGEGVEDFQGLRDYQPGDSKRRLDWRAWSRGQGLHSKVFAEPSHSSLWLSLDDAPAMDLEGRLGCLTGWILQLDQAGQPFGLILGGTRVEPGRGEAHRDACLRAVALYQEGT; translated from the coding sequence ATGGCTGCTCAACGAGGTATCGGCAGTGTGACGGCGCGTTCGTCTGCGCGCCCGCGTGGCGCATTCGCCCGCTGGTTGAACCGGCGGATCCCGGCGGCGAGCCAGGTGCGGCTCGATCATCGACGTATCTTCATTTTACCCAGTCGAGCCGGACTCGGCATGTTGCTGTTGCTGCTGATCATGCTGCTGGGTGCGATCAACTATCAGAACAGCCTGGTCTATGCGGTCACGTTCACCCTGGGCAGCCTGTTCTGGGTAGCCCTACACCATACGTACCGCAACCTCGCCAGTCTGCAGTTGCAGAGCAGCGGCAGCCGCTCCGTTTTCGCTGGCGAGGCCGCGCCCTTTGAATTGAAGTTGCGCGGCGGACGGCGCGAACACCAGTCGATCAGTCTCCGCTGGCGCGGTACGCCAGCGCAGCGCATCGATGTGCCGGGCAATGGCGAGATCGATGCCACCTTGTTTCACCCCACCCATCGTCGGGGCTGGTTCAGCCCCGGCCGCCTGCGCGTAGAGACCCGGTACCCGCTTGGCTGGTTCGTGGCGTGGAGCCTGGTGGACCTGAACTGGCAGGTGCTCGTCTATCCCAGACCGGTCGAGGCCGAACTGCCGAAACAGAGTCGTAACCGCGAAGGTGAAGGTGAGCAGCCGCGTGGTGAGGGCGTCGAGGATTTCCAGGGTCTCCGCGACTACCAGCCGGGCGACTCCAAGCGCCGTCTCGACTGGCGCGCCTGGTCCCGTGGCCAGGGGTTGCACAGCAAGGTTTTTGCCGAGCCATCCCATAGCAGTCTGTGGCTCAGTCTCGACGATGCGCCGGCCATGGACCTGGAAGGCCGGCTGGGCTGCCTGACCGGTTGGATCTTGCAGCTCGATCAGGCGGGGCAGCCTTTCGGGCTGATACTCGGCGGCACGCGCGTTGAACCGGGTCGGGGCGAGGCCCACCGCGACGCCTGCCTCAGAGCGGTGGCGTTATACCAGGAGGGTACATGA
- the ureE gene encoding urease accessory protein UreE, which translates to MLECHQWLDGPGPAHHELELTYELRTRSRLRTRTREGVEVGLFLPRGRVLQHGDRLLANDDTVVVIHAEPEPLSRVLCDDTLLLARAAYHLGNRHVALEVQPGQLRYQRDHVLEGMLKGLGLDVEDIVAPFNPEPGAYHGHTHSVATPAAPLLRLNGHTHASH; encoded by the coding sequence ATGCTCGAATGTCATCAATGGCTGGACGGGCCGGGACCGGCGCACCATGAGCTGGAGCTGACTTATGAACTACGCACCCGTAGCCGGTTGCGTACGCGCACACGCGAGGGCGTCGAGGTAGGTCTTTTTTTGCCGCGCGGGCGCGTCTTGCAGCACGGCGACCGGCTGCTCGCCAACGACGATACGGTCGTGGTCATCCACGCCGAACCCGAGCCGCTGTCTCGCGTGCTGTGCGACGACACGCTGCTGTTGGCGCGGGCCGCCTATCACCTGGGCAACCGGCATGTTGCGCTGGAAGTCCAGCCCGGTCAGCTGCGCTATCAGCGCGACCACGTACTGGAAGGCATGCTCAAGGGCCTGGGGCTGGATGTGGAAGACATCGTCGCACCGTTCAACCCAGAGCCTGGCGCTTATCACGGGCATACACACAGCGTAGCTACCCCGGCAGCACCCTTGCTGCGTCTCAACGGGCATACGCATGCCAGCCATTGA
- a CDS encoding AAA family ATPase translates to MRDALDRAVEAVDQVLFGKRHTVRLAVACLLAKGHLLLEDLPGMGKTTLSQALARVLGLSHQRIQFTSDLLPGDILGTSVFNRDTAQFEFHPGPVFAELILADEINRATPKSQSALLEAMEEGQVTVDGATRALPDPFFVIATQNPVSQSGTYVLPESQLDRFLMRLSLGYPSEVAEKSLLQGDARRVRLDRIEPALTRDQLHALQAMVPDITATDAIIDYILRLVNRTREGQVCAWGLSPRASLGLLAASRAWAMLQHRSYVIPEDVQAVLPAVVSHRLRASEDPAGHGGEGLAQWLLNEVSAV, encoded by the coding sequence ATGAGGGATGCACTGGATCGTGCGGTGGAAGCGGTCGATCAGGTTCTTTTCGGAAAGCGGCACACGGTACGACTCGCGGTGGCCTGCCTACTCGCCAAGGGCCATTTGCTTCTAGAGGACTTGCCCGGCATGGGCAAGACAACGCTGTCTCAGGCGCTGGCGCGAGTTCTGGGCCTGAGTCATCAGCGCATTCAGTTCACTAGCGATCTGCTGCCAGGCGACATATTGGGTACATCGGTATTCAACCGGGATACTGCCCAATTCGAGTTCCACCCCGGCCCGGTCTTTGCCGAACTGATTCTTGCCGACGAAATCAACCGCGCCACGCCCAAAAGCCAGAGCGCATTGCTCGAGGCGATGGAGGAAGGGCAGGTTACCGTCGACGGCGCGACCCGCGCCTTGCCGGATCCATTCTTCGTCATCGCGACCCAGAACCCGGTCTCGCAGAGCGGCACCTACGTACTTCCAGAGTCGCAACTCGACCGTTTTCTGATGCGCCTATCGCTCGGCTATCCTTCCGAGGTAGCGGAGAAGAGCCTGCTGCAGGGGGACGCGCGACGCGTTCGCCTGGACAGAATCGAACCGGCGTTGACCCGCGATCAACTGCACGCGCTTCAGGCGATGGTCCCGGACATTACGGCGACCGATGCAATCATCGATTACATCCTCAGGCTGGTTAACCGTACGCGGGAGGGGCAGGTCTGTGCCTGGGGGCTCTCGCCCCGTGCAAGCCTCGGTCTGCTGGCAGCCTCTCGCGCCTGGGCCATGCTGCAGCACCGTAGCTATGTCATTCCCGAGGATGTACAGGCGGTGCTACCGGCCGTGGTCAGTCATAGGTTGCGCGCCAGTGAGGATCCAGCCGGCCACGGCGGCGAAGGGTTGGCGCAATGGCTGCTCAACGAGGTATCGGCAGTGTGA
- a CDS encoding urease accessory protein UreD — MTAAWYLEQLDSAVSWQAGLDMGIVNRAGRSVIDRLAHRGPLRVQRPLHPEGPQCPHVYILHPPGGLVSGDTLRLNTDVGEGASVLLTTPSSGKCYRARENGTLQQQLNRFTVAAGGSLEYLPQDTIAYEGCNARLTTRVDLLGDARVCLWDLLCLGRPAAGEGFTAGRVDQQLDIWRAGRPLYIEHNRFDGGDPLLSARWGLGGCSVSGTWLGTLTLDRTELDALREDCAAIPQLALTQRHGLLIGRYLGDSAEHARLTFMRLWQQLRPRINGRPACAPRIWNT, encoded by the coding sequence ATGACCGCAGCGTGGTATCTCGAGCAACTCGATAGTGCAGTGAGCTGGCAGGCTGGCCTGGATATGGGCATCGTCAATCGCGCGGGACGCTCCGTAATCGATCGACTCGCCCATCGGGGTCCGCTCCGTGTTCAGCGTCCGCTTCATCCGGAAGGCCCGCAGTGCCCCCATGTCTATATTCTTCATCCGCCTGGCGGCCTGGTAAGCGGGGACACTCTGCGTCTGAATACCGATGTCGGCGAGGGCGCGTCGGTGTTGCTCACCACGCCGTCTTCCGGCAAATGCTACCGGGCGCGCGAAAACGGCACGCTACAGCAGCAGCTCAACCGCTTCACGGTCGCTGCGGGCGGCTCGCTTGAATATCTGCCGCAAGACACCATCGCTTATGAGGGTTGCAACGCCCGGCTGACCACGCGGGTGGACCTGCTGGGTGATGCGCGCGTCTGTCTGTGGGATCTGCTGTGTCTGGGTCGGCCGGCTGCAGGCGAGGGCTTCACAGCAGGCCGCGTCGATCAACAACTGGATATCTGGCGCGCCGGCCGGCCGCTGTATATCGAGCACAACCGATTCGATGGCGGTGATCCGCTGCTGTCGGCGCGTTGGGGGCTGGGTGGCTGCAGCGTAAGCGGCACCTGGCTCGGCACGCTCACGCTGGATCGCACCGAGCTGGATGCGCTGCGTGAGGACTGCGCGGCCATCCCACAACTGGCCCTGACGCAACGACACGGTCTGCTTATCGGACGCTACCTGGGCGACTCGGCCGAGCATGCACGACTGACCTTCATGCGGTTGTGGCAACAGCTACGCCCGCGCATCAATGGACGGCCCGCCTGCGCGCCGCGAATCTGGAACACCTGA
- a CDS encoding HupE/UreJ family protein, which yields MNNVLSRSIVLAVLLGAPALAQAHSGHGDLGGLASGLAHPFAGLDHLLAMLAVGLWGAQLGGRARWALPLLFVVFMLIGAGAGLAGVAIPGVEQGIVASVMALGMLLLWARRVALLPGAVLVSTFAVVHGVAHGTEMPVDAGMLGYMLGFALSTAVLHLAGAGLGSRRTAGLARLIGAGIALAGVGLALG from the coding sequence ATGAATAATGTGCTATCTCGTTCCATTGTTCTTGCTGTCCTGCTGGGTGCTCCAGCGCTGGCGCAGGCTCATTCAGGCCATGGCGACCTGGGTGGCCTGGCTTCGGGGCTGGCGCATCCGTTCGCCGGGCTGGATCATCTTCTTGCGATGTTGGCGGTAGGCCTGTGGGGCGCTCAGCTTGGCGGGCGTGCGCGGTGGGCGCTGCCGTTATTGTTCGTGGTATTCATGCTGATTGGCGCCGGGGCAGGGCTCGCCGGTGTGGCTATTCCGGGCGTCGAGCAGGGCATCGTGGCCTCGGTAATGGCATTGGGTATGTTGCTGCTCTGGGCGCGCCGCGTGGCGCTGCTGCCCGGTGCAGTGCTGGTCTCTACCTTTGCCGTGGTGCATGGCGTAGCACATGGCACCGAAATGCCTGTTGATGCGGGCATGTTGGGGTACATGCTGGGCTTCGCTCTCAGTACCGCAGTGCTTCACCTCGCAGGCGCGGGACTGGGGAGCCGGCGTACGGCTGGGCTGGCCCGGCTTATCGGCGCCGGCATCGCTCTGGCTGGGGTAGGGCTCGCGCTAGGCTGA
- a CDS encoding urease accessory protein UreF produces the protein MPAIETSDNALLRVLQLASPALPIGGYAYSQGLEYVIEQGWVSDLDSAADWLEGLASQGLARLDVPLLLRQYTALEQGDTDALARWNDWLLASRETAELYLEDSQQGGALLRLLCSLELPVALDWPKGEPIALATAFAMAGWYWQTGSRQLALGVLWSWLENQTGAATKLIPLGQTDAQRLLDRLLPCLPAVVDAAALLEDDDLGAGLPGLAFASARHENQYTRLFRS, from the coding sequence ATGCCAGCCATTGAAACGTCCGATAACGCGTTGCTGCGCGTCCTGCAGCTGGCCAGCCCGGCCTTGCCGATCGGCGGCTACGCCTATTCGCAAGGGTTGGAATACGTCATTGAGCAAGGTTGGGTGAGCGATCTCGACTCGGCCGCCGACTGGCTCGAGGGTCTGGCGTCCCAGGGGTTGGCCCGGCTCGACGTACCGCTGTTGCTGCGCCAGTACACCGCATTGGAACAGGGCGACACCGATGCGCTGGCGCGATGGAACGACTGGCTGCTGGCCAGTCGCGAAACGGCCGAGCTGTATCTGGAAGACAGCCAGCAGGGCGGTGCATTGCTGCGTCTGTTGTGCTCCCTGGAATTGCCGGTCGCCCTGGACTGGCCCAAGGGCGAGCCAATAGCGCTGGCAACGGCGTTTGCCATGGCTGGCTGGTATTGGCAGACCGGAAGCCGGCAGCTGGCGCTTGGTGTGTTGTGGAGCTGGTTGGAAAACCAGACCGGTGCCGCGACCAAGCTGATTCCGCTGGGGCAGACCGACGCGCAACGTTTGCTCGACCGGCTGTTGCCCTGCCTGCCTGCGGTGGTGGACGCCGCGGCATTACTCGAAGACGACGATCTGGGTGCCGGTCTCCCCGGTCTGGCATTTGCCAGCGCCCGGCATGAAAACCAATACACAAGACTGTTTCGGTCATGA
- the ureA gene encoding urease subunit gamma, translating into MELTPREKDKLMLFTAALVAERRLARGVTLNYPEAMAYISAAIMEGARDGRSVAEMMSFGRTLLTREQVMPGVPELLAEVQIEATFPDGTKLVTVHNPIV; encoded by the coding sequence ATGGAGCTTACGCCCCGTGAGAAAGACAAGCTCATGCTGTTTACCGCAGCGCTGGTGGCCGAGCGCCGCCTGGCTCGCGGCGTGACATTGAACTACCCGGAAGCCATGGCCTATATCAGCGCGGCAATCATGGAAGGCGCACGCGACGGCCGTAGCGTGGCGGAGATGATGAGTTTCGGGCGCACGCTGCTGACCCGCGAACAGGTCATGCCCGGTGTGCCGGAGCTGCTGGCCGAAGTGCAGATCGAAGCGACCTTTCCCGACGGCACCAAGCTGGTGACCGTGCACAATCCCATCGTATGA
- a CDS encoding transglutaminase TgpA family protein has product MSAALIPRNSLVWLLTAQVVVLAPHLPRLPIWVAVLWLVCALWRVQIQRMRWNYPGKLIKVLALVTTCAGVFSAQGTLIGLDAAVMLLLLLFMLKLLEMRTPRDALVVIYLGFFIVATAFLFDQGIVLALYQCFSLLVLVAALVGLQQTPARNDPARAFRTGAVMLLQAIPLMLVLFLVFPRVGPLWAVNTPGQDRIGLAESMAPGDVAEVARSGNLAFRASFIGEIPPHPQLYWRALTLGHFDGRSWSHSGFASSGPVPPWEAAGEPITYQVMIPPTGQAWAFSLRGATSLDDRLVLTRDFMLQARRPISQTLFYAATSWRQSRLDPQRLDPLQRRVYTGLPEGSDPRTRAWAASLREQYPDDLELVQAVLAHFNREPYHYTLRPDRLGRHTNDEFLFDKRRGFCAHFAGAMAFVLRAAGIPARIVAGYQGGEVNPRGNYVLVHQFDAHAWVEAWIPGEGWISVDPTFQVAPERIEQGIQDAIMDEGTFLENAPLASARYRNIGWVNDIRLTWDDVNYQWQLKVLGYESERQLEFFKRWLGTTDWQRIGIYALVAMLLVMIPLALWTLRPQRHRRDPRREAWLRLNRRLARIGLQADKAEGPRAWEARLSEALPRQRDELAAFFDEYVRLTYAGAAGAGGRRQWRDFERRLKRLLRAIPRRTQAVANSR; this is encoded by the coding sequence ATGAGCGCCGCGCTGATTCCCCGTAACAGTCTGGTGTGGCTCCTCACAGCGCAAGTGGTGGTGCTGGCGCCGCATCTGCCGCGTCTGCCGATATGGGTCGCTGTTCTCTGGCTGGTCTGTGCTCTGTGGCGGGTACAGATTCAACGCATGCGCTGGAACTATCCAGGCAAGTTGATAAAGGTACTGGCGCTGGTCACCACGTGTGCGGGTGTGTTCTCTGCACAGGGGACACTGATCGGGTTGGACGCGGCGGTGATGCTGCTGCTGTTGCTGTTCATGCTCAAGCTACTGGAGATGCGCACGCCGCGCGACGCCCTGGTGGTGATCTATCTGGGATTCTTCATTGTCGCGACCGCGTTCCTGTTCGACCAAGGGATCGTACTTGCGCTATATCAGTGCTTCTCGCTTCTGGTGCTGGTCGCCGCATTGGTCGGCCTGCAACAGACACCCGCGCGCAACGACCCGGCACGCGCGTTTCGCACCGGCGCGGTGATGTTGCTGCAGGCGATCCCGCTGATGCTCGTGTTGTTCCTGGTTTTTCCGCGAGTCGGGCCGTTGTGGGCGGTGAATACGCCCGGGCAGGACCGAATCGGATTAGCCGAAAGCATGGCGCCGGGGGACGTAGCGGAAGTGGCGCGCTCCGGCAATCTGGCGTTTCGCGCCAGCTTCATCGGCGAGATCCCACCGCACCCACAGCTTTACTGGAGGGCACTGACGCTCGGCCATTTCGACGGGCGTAGCTGGAGCCACTCGGGCTTCGCCTCCAGTGGGCCGGTCCCACCCTGGGAAGCCGCGGGCGAGCCGATTACCTACCAGGTGATGATTCCTCCGACCGGACAGGCCTGGGCATTCAGCCTCCGCGGCGCTACCAGCCTCGACGATCGCCTGGTGTTGACCCGCGACTTCATGCTCCAGGCGCGCCGACCGATCAGCCAGACGCTGTTCTATGCCGCCACGTCGTGGCGCCAAAGTCGGCTGGATCCGCAACGGCTGGATCCGCTGCAGCGCCGGGTGTACACCGGCCTGCCCGAGGGGTCGGACCCGAGGACGAGGGCCTGGGCTGCGTCACTGCGCGAACAGTACCCGGATGATCTGGAACTGGTTCAGGCGGTGCTGGCGCATTTCAACCGTGAACCCTATCACTACACGCTTCGCCCCGATCGGTTGGGCCGACATACCAACGACGAGTTTCTGTTCGATAAAAGACGCGGTTTCTGCGCGCACTTCGCCGGAGCCATGGCGTTCGTGCTGCGTGCTGCAGGCATCCCCGCGCGCATCGTGGCCGGTTATCAGGGTGGCGAGGTCAACCCGCGCGGCAACTATGTACTGGTGCACCAGTTTGACGCGCATGCCTGGGTAGAAGCCTGGATACCTGGCGAAGGCTGGATATCGGTCGACCCAACCTTTCAGGTTGCTCCCGAGCGCATCGAGCAGGGGATCCAGGACGCGATCATGGACGAGGGGACCTTTCTCGAGAACGCACCGCTTGCCAGCGCCCGTTACCGTAACATCGGCTGGGTCAACGACATCCGGCTGACCTGGGATGATGTGAACTATCAATGGCAGCTGAAAGTGCTCGGTTACGAAAGCGAGCGACAGCTGGAATTTTTCAAGCGCTGGCTGGGTACCACGGACTGGCAGCGCATCGGCATCTATGCGCTGGTTGCGATGCTGCTGGTGATGATACCGCTCGCGCTGTGGACGCTGCGCCCGCAACGGCACCGCCGCGACCCTCGTCGCGAGGCGTGGCTCCGGCTTAACCGGCGCCTGGCGCGGATCGGACTGCAGGCCGACAAGGCTGAAGGGCCCCGAGCCTGGGAGGCGCGACTGTCGGAGGCGCTACCTCGGCAACGCGATGAATTGGCTGCTTTCTTCGACGAGTACGTTCGGCTCACCTATGCGGGTGCAGCGGGAGCGGGCGGGCGTAGGCAATGGCGAGACTTTGAACGCCGTCTCAAGCGACTGCTACGTGCGATTCCAAGACGCACACAGGCGGTCGCCAACAGCCGATAG